A single genomic interval of Aquipuribacter sp. SD81 harbors:
- a CDS encoding RrF2 family transcriptional regulator: protein MRISAKADYAVRAVVEVAAAGEGAVVPAEALARRQAVPGKFLEAILADLRRAGVLTGVRGAAGGYRLTRPAGEVSVADIVRAVDGPLVSVRGERPPDLEYAGPTTSLLPLWVALRACVRRVLETVTVAHLLDGELPDDVTALTHDPQAWENP from the coding sequence GTGCGGATCTCGGCGAAGGCGGACTACGCCGTGCGCGCGGTCGTGGAGGTCGCGGCGGCCGGCGAGGGCGCCGTCGTCCCCGCGGAGGCGCTCGCGCGGCGCCAGGCCGTGCCCGGCAAGTTCCTCGAGGCGATCCTCGCGGACCTGCGGCGCGCCGGCGTGCTGACCGGGGTCCGCGGCGCGGCCGGCGGCTACCGGCTGACCCGTCCGGCGGGCGAGGTGTCGGTCGCCGACATCGTCCGGGCCGTCGACGGGCCGCTGGTCTCGGTGCGCGGCGAGCGCCCGCCCGACCTGGAGTACGCGGGCCCCACGACGTCCCTGCTGCCGCTGTGGGTCGCCCTGCGGGCGTGCGTGCGCCGCGTGCTCGAGACCGTCACGGTCGCTCACCTGCTCGACGGCGAGCTGCCGGACGACGTCACGGCCCTCACGCACGACCCGCAGGCGTGGGAGAACCCGTAG